In one Amaranthus tricolor cultivar Red isolate AtriRed21 chromosome 8, ASM2621246v1, whole genome shotgun sequence genomic region, the following are encoded:
- the LOC130821811 gene encoding AMP deaminase-like, with protein MEPPPPSMLHLAMAAFFGASLMAISALFIHKRTVDQVLERLIQVRRRNIVFRDDQLVDGEVEQDKQDFGDEGFDGDDNEGFEAHDDYDDDDDDDDDDVQKREIRGQVWAAVQGATGVGELFNVNCTSSSVPNAGAGYFSSNWLDDDTNYRCLSSSLDKSHLPLLQRFLRNGDGCSSKNSASSTKRSSQNVKRNSLENKVTSDEQAQQLHNGDTIPSQENNADFDSKLTVQKSLFPAGYEKHNSLQDQKSRVSACERKAILDLPANVEIDMPLSGMEGNDFTAETILPLKTAIPVPLNVEEEEVQRMLRECLQLREAYVYKEQVAPWYKPVDANTSGKIEDPFHFYPVEKTHHDFRMEDGVVHVYASKDDTKELFAVPSATQFFTDLHQILKVVSSGNVSSACYHRLRFLEEKFRLYLLVHADKEFLAQKSAPHRDFYNIRKVDTHIHHSACMNQKHLLRFIKSKLRKEPDEVVIFRDGKYLTLKEVFESLDLTGYDLNVDLLDVHADKTTFHRFDKFNLKYNPCGQSRLREIFLKQDNLIQGRFLAEVTKEVLADLEASKYQMAEYRISIYGRKQSEWDQLASWFINNEIYSENAVWLIQLPRLYNVYKNMGIVTSFQNIIDNIFIPLFEVSVDPNSHPQLHVFLLQVVGFDLVDDESKPERRPTKHMPAPAQWTNEFNPAYSYYTYYCYANLYTLNKLRESKGLPTIKLRPHCGEAGDVDHLAAGFLLCHNISHGINLRKSPVLQYLYYLAQIGLAMSPLSNNSLFLDYHRNPFPMFFQRGLNVSLSSDDPLQIHLTKEALVEEYSVAAQVWKLSACDLCEVARNSVYQSGFSHAAKLHWLGGKYFLRGPEGNDIHKTNVPKLRIAFRHETWKEEIQYVYSGKARIPEDIDIF; from the exons ATGGAACCACCACCACCTTCAATGCTTCACTTAGCAATGGCGGCTTTCTTTGGGGCTTCATTAATGGCTATTTCTGCTTTGTTCATCCACAAGCGGACTGTTGATCAGGTACTCGAACGTTTAATCCAAGTTCGCCGTAGAAACATTGTCTTTAGGGATGATCAATTGGTGGATGGTGAAGTTGAACAAGATAAACAAGATTTTGGAGATGAAGGTTTTGACGGAGATGACAATGAAGGGTTTGAAGCgcatgatgattatgatgatgatgatgatgatgatgatgatgatgtgcaAAAGAGAGAAATTAGAGGTCAAGTTTGGGCTGCTGTTCAAGGTGCAACTGGAGTTGGGGAACTCTTTAATGTTAATTGTACTTCATCATCAGTCCCTAATGCTGGAGCTGGATACTTTTCTAGTAATTGGTTGGATGATGATACTAATTACCGTTGTTTATCTTCTTCTCTTGATAAATCCCATTTGCCCCTGCTTCAGAGATTTCTCAGAAACG GAGATGGCTGCTCATCAAAGAACTCTGCTTCAAGTACAAAGCGTTCTTCTCAAAATGTAAAGAGAAATTCTCTGGAAAATAAAGTAACTTCCGATGAACAAGCTCAACAGCTTCACAATGGAGACACTATCCCTTCCCAAGAAAACAATGCTGATTTT GATAGTAAATTGACTGTTCAAAAGTCACTTTTTCCTGCTGGATATGAAAAGCACAACAGTCTGCAAGATCAGAAATCCAGAGTTTCTGCTTGTGAGCGAAAAGCCATTTTAGATTTGCCAGCCAATGTGGAGATAGACATGCCTTTGAGTGGGATGGAGGGCAATGATTTTACTGCTGAAACCATTCTACCACTGAAAACTGCAATACCTG TGCCTTTAAATGTGGAAGAGGAGGAAGTTCAGAGAATGCTTCGTGAATGTTTACAACTTCGGGAGGCATATGTTTACAAGGAACAAGTTGCGCCATGGTATAAACCAGTAGATGCTAATACATCTGGAAAGATTGAAGATCCTTTTCACTTTTATCCGGTCGAGAAGACTCAT CATGATTTTAGGATGGAAGATGGTGTTGTACATGTTTATGCAAGCAAAGATG ACACTAAAGAGCTTTTTGCTGTTCCAAGTGCAACACAATTTTTTACTGACTTGCATCAAATCTTAAAGGTCGTTTCAAGTGGTAATGTTAGTTCTGCATGCTACCATCGGTTACGGTTTCTTGAGGAG AAATTTCGTCTATATCTGTTAGTACATGCAGATAAGGAGTTTCTGGCTCAGAAGAGTGCTCCACATCGTGACTTTTACAATATTAGAAAGGTCGATACACATATTCATCATTCTGCTTGCATGAACCAGAAGCATCTTCTTCGATTTATCAAGTCCAAGCTAAGAAAGGAACCTGATGAG GTTGTCATATTTCGGGATGGGAAGTACCTTACGTTAAAAGAAGTTTTTGAGAGCTTGGACTTGACAGG GTATGATTTGAATGTTGACTTGTTGGATGTGCATGCTGATAAGACTACTTTTCACCGATTTGATAAATTCAATCTGAAGTACAATCCTTGTGGACAAAGTAGACTCAGAGAAATATTCTTAAAGCAGGACAATCTCATCCAAG GTCGTTTTTTGGCTGAAGTAACAAAAGAAGTTTTAGCTGATCTTGAAGCCAGTAAGTACCAG ATGGCAGAGTATAGGATTTCTATATATGGGCGGAAGCAAAGTGAGTGGGACCAGCTTGCGAGTTGGTTTATCAACAATGAGATCTACAGTGAAAATGCAGTTTGGTTGATCCAG CTTCCGAGGCTGTACAATGTGTACAAGAACATGGGCATTGTTACGTCATTCCAGAATATCATTGATAATATATTCATCCCACTCTTTGAGGTTTCAGTTGATCCAAACTCTCATCCTCAGCTGCATGTGTTCTTGCTGCAG GTTGTTGGATTTGATCTTGTAGATGATGAGAGTAAACCAGAGAGGCGACCTACCAAGCATATGCCTGCACCAGCTCAGTGGACTAATGAATTCAACCCTGCATATTCGTATTACACATATTACTGCTATGCAAACTTGTATACTCTTAATAAG CTCCGTGAATCCAAAGGACTACCAACCATCAAACTTCGACCGCATTGTGGAGAG GCTGGTGATGTTGACCATCTTGCTGCCGGGTTCCTTTTATGCCATAATATTTCACATGGAATCAATCTACGAAAGTCTCCAGTATTGCAGTATCTTTATTACCTTGCTCag ATTGGATTGGCTATGTCTCCTCTGAGCAATAACTCTCTTTTTCTAGACTACCACCGCAACCCATTCCCAATGTTTTTCCAGCGTGGTCTAAATGTCTCTCTCTCGTCTGATGACCCTTTGCAAATCCATTTAACTAAGGAGGCACTTGTTGAGGAATATAGTGTTGCTGCACAG GTGTGGAAGCTCAGTGCTTGTGATTTGTGTGAAGTTGCGAGGAATTCGGTCTATCAGTCTGGATTTTCGCATGCAGCAAAG CTGCATTGGCTTGGAGGAAAATATTTCTTGAGAGGCCCAGAAGGTAATGACATTCACAAGACTAACGTCCCTAAACTGCGCATAGCGTTCCGGCATGAA ACCTGGAAAGAGGAAATACAGTATGTCTACTCTGGAAAAGCAAGGATCCCTGAAGACATCGACATCTTTTGA
- the LOC130821812 gene encoding uncharacterized protein LOC130821812 isoform X3: protein MGWNDPRNRLTPSRLMPRTPLTHEEQAKPSVLYENRRVTRTIRMNGSMSWMETMNLHSVPGLLLTLKLGFTLLTLVELTESSLCFTHKDNTQIVHNWCSFHKECSRELRMMRSL, encoded by the exons ATGGGATGGAATGATCCAAGAAACCGTTTAACACCTTCAAGATTGATGCCAAGAACTCCCTTGACACACGAAGAACAAGcaaaaccttctgttttgtatgaaaacagaagggtgacaagaacaattcggatgaatggttctatgtcgtggatggagacaatGAACCTTCATTCAGTCCCTGGCCTCCTCCTCACACTCAAGTTAGGATTCACTCTCTTAACTCTCGTGGAATTGACTGAATCCtctctttgcttcactcacaaagacaaCACTCAG ATTGTCCATAATTGGTGCAGTTTCCACAAGGAATgttcacgggaattaagaatGATGAGATCTTTGTGA
- the LOC130821812 gene encoding uncharacterized protein LOC130821812 isoform X2, whose protein sequence is MGWNDPRNRLTPSRLMPRTPLTHEEQAKPSVLYENRRVTRTIRMNGSMSWMETMNLHSVPGLLLTLKLGFTLLTLVELTESSLCFTHKDNTQVSRSNARKMGCQADRCLCCFVAC, encoded by the exons ATGGGATGGAATGATCCAAGAAACCGTTTAACACCTTCAAGATTGATGCCAAGAACTCCCTTGACACACGAAGAACAAGcaaaaccttctgttttgtatgaaaacagaagggtgacaagaacaattcggatgaatggttctatgtcgtggatggagacaatGAACCTTCATTCAGTCCCTGGCCTCCTCCTCACACTCAAGTTAGGATTCACTCTCTTAACTCTCGTGGAATTGACTGAATCCtctctttgcttcactcacaaagacaaCACTCAG GTTAGCCGTTCCAATGCTCGCAAGATGGGCTGCCAGGCAGATCGGTGTCTTTGCTGTTTTGTTGCTTGCTGA
- the LOC130821812 gene encoding uncharacterized protein LOC130821812 isoform X1 → MGWNDPRNRLTPSRLMPRTPLTHEEQAKPSVLYENRRVTRTIRMNGSMSWMETMNLHSVPGLLLTLKLGFTLLTLVELTESSLCFTHKDNTQAKYSEISHSQISGEHATLELILWAL, encoded by the exons ATGGGATGGAATGATCCAAGAAACCGTTTAACACCTTCAAGATTGATGCCAAGAACTCCCTTGACACACGAAGAACAAGcaaaaccttctgttttgtatgaaaacagaagggtgacaagaacaattcggatgaatggttctatgtcgtggatggagacaatGAACCTTCATTCAGTCCCTGGCCTCCTCCTCACACTCAAGTTAGGATTCACTCTCTTAACTCTCGTGGAATTGACTGAATCCtctctttgcttcactcacaaagacaaCACTCAG GCCAAGTATTCTGAAATCAGCCATTCTCAAATATCTGGCGAACACGCGACCTTGGAGCTGATCTTATGGGCTCTGTGA